A single genomic interval of Chloracidobacterium validum harbors:
- a CDS encoding type IV pilus twitching motility protein PilT — protein MSSNFVLSDLLRKMIELGGSDLHITTNSPPQVRVHGHLRPLDYPEMTPADTKQLAYSVLTDAQKHRFEETLELDFSFGIKGMSRFRANLFNQRGAVAAVFRGIPYEIRTFEDLGLPPVVRKLCEKPRGLILVTGPTGSGKSTTLAAMINKINEDRHEHIITIEDPIEFLHPHKNCLVNQREVHADTHSFANSLRAALRQDPDVVLIGEMRDLETVETALRIAETGHLTFGTLHTNSAYSTINRIIDIFPAHQQSQIRTQLSLVLEGVLCQSLLPKANGQGRCMALEILVPNSAIRNLIREDKIHQIYGMMQTGQDKFGMQTFNQSLLGLYLNRQITLDVAMARSHNADELQDLINRATAGQGMSPGGMPPGGRPMPPGGAARPGMPPPVRR, from the coding sequence ATGTCGTCCAATTTTGTACTGAGCGACCTGCTTCGAAAGATGATCGAGCTAGGTGGCTCGGATCTCCATATCACCACGAATTCGCCGCCACAGGTTCGCGTGCACGGTCACCTACGCCCTCTCGACTATCCAGAAATGACGCCGGCGGATACCAAGCAATTGGCTTATTCTGTCTTGACAGATGCCCAGAAGCACCGCTTTGAAGAGACGCTTGAGCTTGACTTTTCATTTGGTATCAAAGGGATGTCACGTTTCCGAGCCAACCTGTTCAATCAACGGGGCGCGGTTGCCGCAGTGTTTCGGGGCATTCCCTATGAAATTCGGACCTTTGAGGACCTTGGCCTCCCACCAGTTGTCAGAAAACTCTGCGAAAAGCCACGCGGTCTCATTCTCGTTACAGGTCCGACGGGTTCGGGCAAGTCCACGACGCTGGCCGCGATGATCAACAAAATCAATGAAGACCGGCACGAGCACATCATCACCATTGAGGATCCCATCGAGTTCCTGCATCCACACAAAAACTGCCTGGTCAACCAGCGCGAAGTGCACGCCGACACGCATAGCTTTGCCAACTCGCTCCGCGCGGCGCTGCGGCAGGACCCCGATGTCGTGCTGATCGGGGAAATGCGTGACCTTGAAACGGTTGAAACGGCCCTGCGAATCGCCGAAACCGGCCACTTGACCTTTGGCACGCTGCACACCAACTCCGCCTACTCCACGATCAACCGCATCATTGACATCTTCCCGGCACACCAGCAGTCCCAGATTCGGACGCAGCTCAGTCTCGTGCTGGAAGGCGTGCTATGTCAGTCACTCCTGCCCAAGGCGAATGGGCAAGGACGCTGCATGGCGCTTGAAATTCTGGTTCCGAACTCAGCCATTCGCAATCTCATTCGTGAAGACAAGATTCACCAAATCTATGGGATGATGCAGACTGGGCAGGACAAGTTTGGGATGCAGACCTTCAATCAGTCGCTCCTTGGCCTCTACCTCAATCGCCAAATTACGCTTGATGTGGCGATGGCACGCTCGCACAACGCTGATGAGTTACAGGACTTAATCAACCGCGCAACCGCTGGTCAGGGCATGTCACCTGGCGGGATGCCGCCAGGCGGACGTCCGATGCCGCCAGGTGGAGCGGCTCGCCCTGGTATGCCACCGCCAGTTCGACGTTAG
- a CDS encoding ABC transporter permease: MARWAEMARSAARTGLTLLIALAATLLVLRVAGYAPLPALWVMGSSALGGPFAIADTLVKATPLALCGLGVTLAFRGGQFNIGAEGQMLIGALAAVCLGLPAQASWAVLPVLLGAVLAGSAWALMAAWLKTARGVNEVISTLMLNAIAFWLVSWLVHGPLQESAKSYPQTDMLPETLWLTRWLPPTRLHSGSFIALALALAAHVWLFYTPLGLRLRVMGSSPTAARTAGIAPRQMTWLALAVSGGCAGLAGGVEVLGVSHRLYEQFSPGYGYMAVAVALLARQHPLAVIPSAVAFGALEVGAAGLQRAVGVSAGLAGVIEALVMLAVIVTSRQAKDET, from the coding sequence ATGGCACGGTGGGCTGAGATGGCGCGTTCAGCGGCGCGCACCGGGTTGACGCTCCTGATTGCGTTGGCGGCCACTTTGCTCGTCCTGCGGGTGGCCGGTTATGCCCCACTCCCGGCGCTCTGGGTGATGGGCAGCTCGGCGCTGGGGGGGCCGTTTGCCATTGCCGATACCCTGGTCAAGGCGACGCCGTTGGCGCTCTGTGGCTTGGGTGTCACGCTGGCCTTCCGCGGCGGACAGTTCAACATTGGCGCCGAAGGGCAGATGTTGATCGGCGCGTTGGCGGCCGTGTGCCTGGGGTTGCCGGCGCAAGCGTCCTGGGCCGTCTTACCGGTTCTGCTCGGCGCGGTGTTGGCCGGCAGCGCCTGGGCCCTGATGGCGGCCTGGCTCAAAACCGCCCGTGGTGTCAACGAAGTGATCTCAACCCTGATGCTCAATGCGATTGCGTTCTGGCTGGTGAGTTGGTTGGTTCACGGCCCGCTGCAAGAGTCAGCGAAAAGTTACCCGCAAACCGACATGCTGCCGGAAACGCTCTGGCTGACGCGCTGGTTGCCGCCGACGCGCCTCCACAGTGGGAGCTTCATTGCCCTGGCCCTGGCCCTCGCGGCTCATGTATGGTTGTTTTACACACCGCTAGGGCTGCGCCTGCGGGTCATGGGCAGCAGCCCGACGGCTGCCCGGACGGCCGGAATTGCGCCCCGGCAGATGACTTGGTTGGCGCTGGCGGTGAGCGGTGGCTGCGCCGGGCTGGCGGGCGGCGTTGAGGTGCTTGGCGTCAGTCACCGACTTTATGAACAGTTTTCGCCCGGTTACGGGTATATGGCCGTTGCTGTCGCCTTGCTCGCCCGGCAGCATCCGCTGGCCGTGATCCCGTCGGCAGTTGCCTTTGGAGCTTTGGAAGTTGGCGCGGCCGGCTTGCAGCGGGCCGTTGGCGTATCAGCCGGATTAGCCGGAGTCATTGAAGCCTTGGTCATGTTGGCCGTCATTGTTACCAGCCGCCAAGCCAAAGACGAGACGTAG
- a CDS encoding ABC transporter ATP-binding protein: MATFALWDIAKRYGPVQALDGVSLTLRLGQVHGILGENGAGKSTLMNILFGAVHPDRGRLERDGQPLKFASPRDAIAAGVGLVHQHFHLVDSFTVRENVWLGERAPDASRLRAVAARLGLLDTLDVTVGALPVGLRQRVEILKALYRQARLLLLDEPTAVLTPPEAATLFDLIRELRAAGTGVVFITHKLREALDLCDTITVLRQGRVVAEYTPPNVTVDALAAAMIGGDLADLPEEAPTLPTASLADQIRLRVERLTVAGAEADAGVYDVSFEVRRGEIFGIAGVDGNGQTALAEALVGLRPMTGQLWLDGRPAPDGRRARMVAGVRYIPADRRRAGLALDLSVAENAILGDEAASNWRRWGGFLSQRSVRQYVATLTRDFDIRAPQSTRPVRTLSGGNQQKLLVARELGQRPGLLVAVNPTWGVDIAAVATIHRALRSACRQGMSVVLISNELDEILTRCHRFAVLQGGRLSRPLTPDVPLADVGRLMAGDEAIWERHGTVG, translated from the coding sequence TTGGCGACTTTTGCGCTGTGGGATATTGCCAAGCGGTACGGCCCCGTCCAGGCCCTCGATGGGGTCTCGCTGACGCTACGGCTTGGCCAGGTTCACGGCATCCTGGGTGAAAACGGAGCCGGGAAGTCCACGCTCATGAACATTTTGTTCGGCGCGGTCCACCCTGACCGGGGAAGGCTCGAACGCGACGGGCAGCCGCTCAAGTTCGCTTCGCCCCGCGACGCTATCGCTGCCGGCGTTGGTTTGGTTCACCAACACTTTCACTTGGTGGATAGTTTTACGGTTCGTGAAAACGTCTGGCTTGGCGAGCGTGCGCCAGATGCCTCCCGGCTGCGCGCCGTGGCGGCGCGCCTGGGGTTGCTCGATACGCTGGACGTGACGGTTGGCGCGTTGCCGGTCGGACTGCGGCAGCGCGTCGAAATCCTCAAGGCGCTGTATCGCCAGGCCCGGCTCTTGCTGCTCGATGAGCCAACTGCCGTCCTTACGCCGCCCGAAGCGGCCACGCTCTTTGATCTCATCCGCGAGTTGCGCGCGGCCGGAACCGGCGTCGTCTTCATCACCCACAAACTGCGCGAAGCGCTCGACCTGTGCGACACCATCACGGTGCTCCGCCAGGGACGAGTCGTGGCGGAATACACGCCGCCCAATGTCACGGTGGATGCGCTGGCCGCAGCCATGATTGGCGGTGACTTGGCCGACTTGCCGGAGGAAGCGCCCACGTTACCGACGGCGTCTTTGGCAGACCAGATTCGATTGCGCGTCGAACGCTTGACTGTCGCGGGTGCGGAGGCCGATGCCGGAGTGTATGACGTGTCATTCGAGGTGCGCCGGGGAGAAATCTTCGGCATTGCCGGGGTGGATGGCAATGGACAGACGGCGCTTGCCGAAGCTCTGGTCGGACTGCGCCCCATGACCGGTCAGCTTTGGCTGGACGGCCGGCCGGCACCGGATGGACGACGGGCGCGGATGGTGGCCGGAGTGCGCTACATCCCGGCTGACCGGCGGCGGGCCGGTCTGGCGCTCGACCTGTCGGTAGCCGAGAATGCCATCCTTGGGGACGAGGCAGCCTCGAACTGGCGGCGGTGGGGAGGCTTTCTCAGTCAGCGGTCTGTTCGGCAATACGTCGCAACGCTGACGCGAGACTTCGATATTCGCGCGCCACAGTCCACGCGCCCGGTTCGGACGCTTTCCGGCGGCAATCAGCAGAAACTCCTCGTCGCCCGTGAGCTGGGTCAACGGCCGGGCCTGCTGGTGGCAGTCAATCCGACCTGGGGCGTTGATATTGCTGCCGTGGCGACGATTCATCGGGCGTTGCGGTCGGCTTGCCGTCAAGGGATGTCCGTCGTTCTGATTTCCAATGAGCTGGATGAAATTCTGACCCGTTGTCACCGATTCGCGGTTTTGCAGGGTGGGCGGCTATCGCGGCCGCTAACGCCTGATGTACCACTTGCCGATGTGGGGCGGCTCATGGCGGGTGACGAAGCCATTTGGGAGCGTCATGGCACGGTGGGCTGA
- the pilB gene encoding type IV-A pilus assembly ATPase PilB yields the protein MSAKLGEVLLKEGLITPQQLKEALDYQRANGGRLGSIFVTLGMVQDEAITSVLSRQYGVPAVNLDLFDVDPNAVRLLPEETARKYMVLPLARNGSTMTLAMVDPANVFAVDDIKFMTGLSIEQVVVSELSLERAIARYYAPEKGLVLAEKMNEFSAGLNDQFSLANLSNLAGATAAPAAPVNLDEAMNEINEALGEGDFEVSEAPTEDVLDLSTQAADEAPVVKLVNMILVSSLEYGASDIHIEPYEKEFRVRFRVDGLLREVMRPPMKMRAGLTSRIKIMAKLDIAETRLPQDGRIKIKLKRETGVRDLDFRVSTLPTLWGEKIVLRLLDKEKLMLDMTKLGFEPESLEKFKRQIAKPYGMVLVTGPTGSGKTNTLYSALSSLNTPDTNIMTAEDPVEFNLTGINQVQMKEQIGLNFAAALRSFLRQDPNIVLVGEIRDFETAEIAVKASLTGHLVLSTLHTNDAPSTVSRLMNMGIEPFLVATSVNLIQAQRLIRRICSECKAPAKIQPPAQTLIELGFTPEEASKITIYEGTGKTKDGRECPKCKGSGYKGRVGLYEVMEMNDELRELILIGASSLELRKKAIEHGMLTLRRSGLRKIMDGITTIEEVVRETVL from the coding sequence ATGTCAGCAAAGCTTGGTGAAGTCCTGCTCAAAGAAGGGCTGATTACGCCGCAGCAGTTGAAAGAAGCCCTTGACTACCAACGGGCCAATGGTGGTCGGCTTGGCTCCATTTTTGTCACGCTGGGGATGGTCCAGGATGAAGCCATTACCTCGGTTCTGAGTCGGCAATACGGTGTTCCGGCGGTCAACCTGGACCTTTTCGATGTTGACCCTAACGCGGTTCGCTTGCTTCCTGAAGAAACTGCCCGCAAGTACATGGTACTTCCGCTCGCTCGCAATGGCTCGACGATGACCCTGGCGATGGTTGATCCGGCGAATGTGTTTGCGGTGGATGACATCAAGTTCATGACGGGCTTGAGCATCGAGCAAGTCGTCGTTTCTGAACTGTCGCTCGAACGCGCCATCGCGCGCTATTACGCGCCAGAGAAGGGACTCGTCCTGGCTGAGAAAATGAATGAATTCTCAGCCGGACTCAATGACCAGTTCAGCCTTGCAAACCTGAGCAATCTGGCTGGCGCAACGGCCGCGCCAGCCGCCCCGGTCAATCTCGACGAGGCGATGAATGAGATCAACGAAGCCCTTGGTGAAGGTGATTTCGAGGTTTCCGAAGCGCCTACCGAGGATGTGCTCGATCTCAGCACCCAAGCGGCTGATGAGGCTCCAGTCGTCAAGCTGGTCAACATGATCTTGGTTAGCTCACTGGAGTATGGGGCGAGTGACATCCATATCGAGCCATACGAGAAGGAGTTTCGCGTTCGCTTCCGAGTGGATGGGTTGCTGCGAGAAGTGATGCGTCCGCCAATGAAGATGCGGGCCGGTTTGACCTCGCGCATCAAAATCATGGCCAAGCTCGACATTGCGGAAACTCGCCTCCCCCAAGACGGTCGGATCAAAATCAAGCTCAAGCGCGAGACCGGTGTGCGCGACCTTGACTTTCGCGTGTCAACTCTGCCGACCCTCTGGGGCGAAAAAATCGTGCTTCGGCTGCTCGACAAAGAGAAGCTGATGCTCGACATGACCAAACTCGGTTTTGAACCGGAAAGCCTCGAAAAGTTCAAGCGCCAGATTGCCAAACCCTACGGCATGGTGTTGGTCACCGGTCCGACGGGATCAGGAAAAACCAATACGCTTTACTCGGCGCTATCAAGCCTGAACACGCCGGACACAAACATCATGACGGCTGAAGACCCAGTCGAGTTCAACCTCACAGGCATCAACCAAGTTCAGATGAAAGAACAAATTGGGTTGAACTTCGCAGCCGCGCTCCGGTCCTTCCTGCGCCAGGACCCAAACATCGTCCTGGTGGGTGAAATCCGCGACTTTGAAACGGCTGAAATCGCTGTCAAAGCCTCGCTGACCGGACACCTCGTGCTGTCCACGCTCCACACCAATGATGCCCCATCTACGGTCAGTCGGTTGATGAACATGGGGATCGAGCCATTTCTGGTAGCCACTTCGGTCAACCTCATTCAGGCGCAGCGTCTGATCCGGCGCATTTGCTCAGAGTGCAAGGCCCCGGCCAAGATTCAGCCGCCAGCCCAAACGCTGATAGAACTTGGGTTTACACCAGAAGAAGCGTCCAAGATCACGATTTATGAAGGCACCGGTAAAACCAAGGATGGGCGCGAGTGTCCGAAGTGCAAAGGCTCCGGCTACAAGGGCCGGGTTGGTCTGTATGAGGTTATGGAGATGAACGATGAGTTGCGCGAACTCATCCTCATCGGGGCCTCGTCCCTAGAGCTGCGCAAAAAAGCGATTGAACACGGCATGCTCACGCTGCGGCGGAGCGGACTCAGGAAAATTATGGATGGCATCACTACGATCGAAGAAGTTGTACGCGAAACCGTCTTATAA
- a CDS encoding CoA-binding protein — protein MAVDFSVGDFQRADDIAWILEHCRRIAVVGLSSKPTRASHGVSRAMLEWGYDIVPVNPLEKEVFGRESYPDLAAVPGEIDLVNVFRRSEDVPPIVEAAIAKGARALWLQLGVTHPSVQQARAAGLRVVVDRCLMVERQRLG, from the coding sequence ATGGCGGTTGATTTTTCCGTTGGCGACTTTCAGCGCGCAGACGACATCGCGTGGATCCTTGAACACTGCCGCCGCATCGCGGTCGTTGGACTATCGTCCAAGCCGACGCGCGCCAGTCATGGCGTGAGTCGGGCCATGCTCGAATGGGGTTATGACATCGTACCGGTCAATCCGCTAGAGAAGGAAGTGTTCGGACGTGAAAGTTATCCTGACTTGGCGGCAGTGCCCGGCGAGATTGACTTGGTCAACGTGTTCCGGCGGTCGGAAGATGTGCCGCCGATTGTGGAAGCAGCTATCGCCAAGGGGGCGAGGGCGCTATGGCTCCAGTTAGGCGTGACGCATCCGAGTGTTCAGCAGGCCCGCGCGGCTGGACTGCGGGTTGTCGTGGATCGGTGCCTGATGGTTGAGCGTCAACGTCTTGGCTGA
- a CDS encoding ComEC/Rec2 family competence protein has product MINLTGAHGACRTTQLKPRGDNFSNFRMETKGMVATMSSNSFPPPGPPSLLIRAPLLVAAGWFSLGVFGEAGLPHTPPWLWGCGLAGLWLYWAVYRRRITFQPMAGLRLAALCIVLGGAWGASLERYRRELPDRVRVRLRTLAPETPLLITGYLADWPEPAVGRVTFDLEVMTLLPGESDQNRSLSNHSASWTANQAAAEPVSGRVRLTLPLTRPEHLLEWERLAFEPGELLGATVTLNRQGRYRNPGSHAVGDYLDWRGYDAQGSVITVTRRPGVRAGHGAWLRKLRRYAIHQVQRDFDARTSGLLAGVVFGSDRFLDATWAAAFRQSGTFHLLVISGSHFALVAGLVTWLLSRMTRHRWLASLGVLLAVWSYAILVGLEPPVWRAAVAVSVWQVTRLAYREPDWLNVFGACACVLLVVQPSNLFAPSFQLTFGAVLALVGVAAPLYARLRAIGAWRPTRITPYPPHAPWVVRRFAEALFWQESEFQKQMRREPVTYRLDKSPWARRLERVGRGAWNLQTGVRWVFGLLLASACIQVLLLPINLSYFNRITPGGGVATLAAELLLTVVLLATLGYFLVLGLFPLAVAPFKWLVASSVQWVVWVAEVGSQWGSWRIPHWEGWGVGIYVGFAFGCFLVVRSLHHWRPLAAPPVRPQVRPMVAGILLCIAFGWLSVSPPRAWRAPLPGWLRVTFLDVGQGDCILLEFPTGETLLVDSGGRVDYGPPRPDAFREDVVDLGERVVARCLWARGIARLDAIVATHPDADHVGSFGVLADSISIGQAWHGVARPEDTVFRRFIQGLERHGIPRQVVHAGREARLGDVKLTFLWPPAGAPPTGTNDDSLVLRVDYGGRSLLLTGDIEAASERQLVTRGAQLACDVVKAPHHGSRSSSSADFIAATQASHIVFSAPRQSPFGHPHVEVVNRYASVLPRAGQWHTGRDGAVTFETDGQVLRVYSHVPENP; this is encoded by the coding sequence ATGATCAACCTAACCGGGGCTCATGGAGCGTGCAGAACAACCCAACTGAAACCGCGCGGAGATAACTTTTCCAACTTTAGGATGGAAACTAAGGGAATGGTTGCAACCATGTCAAGCAACAGCTTCCCACCACCGGGCCCACCAAGTTTATTGATTCGCGCCCCGCTCTTGGTCGCGGCTGGTTGGTTCAGTTTGGGTGTTTTCGGAGAGGCTGGTTTACCTCATACGCCGCCTTGGCTCTGGGGATGTGGGTTGGCTGGGCTGTGGCTGTATTGGGCTGTGTACCGCCGTCGAATCACCTTTCAACCGATGGCTGGACTGCGTTTGGCGGCGCTGTGCATTGTTTTAGGTGGGGCGTGGGGTGCCTCCCTTGAACGGTATCGCCGGGAGTTGCCTGACCGGGTTCGTGTCCGGCTGCGGACACTGGCGCCAGAAACGCCGCTGCTTATCACCGGCTACCTTGCGGATTGGCCCGAACCAGCCGTCGGGCGGGTCACCTTCGACTTGGAGGTCATGACCTTGCTTCCTGGTGAATCAGACCAGAATAGGTCATTATCCAATCACTCCGCTTCTTGGACCGCCAATCAGGCAGCGGCGGAGCCGGTTTCTGGGCGGGTTCGCCTCACGCTGCCATTGACACGCCCTGAGCACTTGCTGGAATGGGAACGACTGGCGTTCGAACCTGGCGAGCTGCTCGGCGCCACAGTGACGCTCAACCGCCAGGGACGGTACCGCAATCCCGGCAGTCACGCCGTTGGCGACTATCTCGATTGGCGAGGTTATGACGCGCAAGGTTCGGTCATCACGGTTACCCGCCGGCCTGGTGTCCGCGCCGGCCATGGCGCTTGGTTGCGCAAGCTTCGCCGGTATGCCATCCATCAAGTGCAACGTGACTTCGATGCGCGGACCAGCGGTCTGCTGGCCGGGGTTGTCTTTGGGAGTGACCGTTTCCTAGACGCAACCTGGGCCGCTGCGTTTCGGCAAAGTGGCACGTTTCATTTGCTGGTTATTTCGGGTTCACACTTTGCGCTGGTTGCCGGTCTCGTCACGTGGTTGCTGTCACGGATGACACGCCACCGGTGGTTAGCGTCGCTTGGCGTCCTGCTGGCGGTGTGGAGCTATGCCATCCTGGTTGGCCTTGAGCCGCCAGTTTGGCGTGCTGCCGTTGCCGTCTCGGTGTGGCAAGTGACGCGCTTGGCCTACCGTGAGCCGGATTGGCTGAATGTCTTTGGCGCTTGCGCTTGCGTCTTGCTTGTTGTGCAGCCGTCGAATCTTTTTGCCCCTAGCTTTCAGTTGACGTTTGGCGCGGTCCTGGCGCTGGTCGGGGTTGCCGCGCCACTGTATGCCCGCCTGCGGGCGATTGGCGCATGGCGACCAACGCGCATCACGCCCTACCCCCCGCATGCACCGTGGGTGGTCCGCCGCTTTGCCGAAGCATTGTTTTGGCAGGAATCCGAATTTCAAAAACAGATGCGCCGCGAGCCGGTCACCTATCGCTTGGACAAGTCTCCCTGGGCGCGGCGGCTCGAACGGGTCGGCCGGGGCGCATGGAACCTCCAGACCGGGGTGCGCTGGGTGTTTGGGCTGTTACTGGCCAGCGCCTGTATTCAGGTTTTGCTCCTTCCAATCAACCTGTCCTATTTCAATCGCATCACGCCGGGCGGTGGCGTGGCGACACTTGCGGCAGAACTCCTCCTCACGGTGGTCTTGCTCGCCACACTGGGCTACTTCCTTGTTCTCGGACTCTTTCCGCTCGCCGTAGCGCCGTTCAAGTGGCTGGTTGCGTCGAGCGTCCAGTGGGTCGTGTGGGTAGCTGAGGTTGGGAGTCAGTGGGGAAGCTGGCGGATTCCGCATTGGGAAGGCTGGGGCGTTGGCATTTATGTTGGGTTCGCGTTTGGGTGCTTTTTGGTTGTTCGGTCACTCCATCACTGGCGTCCATTGGCTGCTCCCCCGGTTCGTCCCCAAGTTAGGCCAATGGTTGCTGGGATCTTGTTGTGTATCGCGTTTGGTTGGTTGTCCGTCAGCCCGCCACGTGCCTGGCGCGCGCCACTGCCCGGCTGGTTGCGCGTGACCTTCCTTGATGTGGGACAAGGCGATTGCATCTTGCTGGAATTTCCGACCGGTGAAACCTTGCTTGTGGACAGTGGTGGGCGGGTGGACTATGGCCCGCCACGGCCGGATGCGTTCCGGGAAGATGTCGTGGACCTCGGCGAACGGGTGGTGGCGCGGTGCTTGTGGGCGCGGGGAATTGCCCGGCTGGATGCCATCGTGGCGACCCATCCCGATGCCGATCACGTGGGCAGTTTCGGCGTACTGGCCGACAGCATCTCCATTGGTCAGGCCTGGCACGGCGTGGCGCGCCCTGAAGACACAGTGTTTCGGCGGTTTATCCAAGGGCTTGAGCGGCATGGCATTCCGCGCCAAGTCGTTCACGCCGGACGGGAAGCGCGACTTGGGGACGTAAAGTTGACGTTTCTGTGGCCACCGGCCGGCGCGCCGCCGACCGGAACCAACGATGATTCCTTGGTTTTGCGTGTGGATTATGGTGGCCGGTCACTGCTTTTGACTGGCGATATTGAAGCCGCCAGTGAGCGTCAACTCGTGACGCGCGGCGCTCAACTTGCCTGTGACGTGGTCAAAGCGCCGCATCACGGAAGCCGCAGTTCGAGTTCGGCGGACTTTATCGCCGCTACCCAGGCGTCGCACATCGTGTTTAGCGCCCCGCGACAATCGCCGTTTGGGCATCCCCACGTGGAAGTCGTGAATCGTTACGCCAGCGTGCTGCCCCGCGCTGGGCAGTGGCATACCGGACGGGATGGCGCTGTCACCTTTGAAACCGATGGGCAAGTCTTGCGCGTTTACAGTCACGTTCCTGAGAACCCCTGA
- a CDS encoding BMP family protein yields the protein MSFSWLLVGAACGGKAPEAGNPAPASQSSASPPASEKKPRVALLSPGPISDDGWNAFGYDALKIVEKELGCEVRQQQVNDSPADREQGFRAFAQEGFDVVIGHGGEFTDQALSVARDFPQTTFVVTAGDRAAPNVVSVVFDTGQASYLAGAIAGLMSKTGRAGAVGGQEIPASARNLYAFRNGARAVNPKMDVPVVFIGNWTDTAAARQQALALIDKGADFLIHDCDAAAAGVFQAVKERNIRAFGMQKDQSHLAPDHIVGSPTSNPQGLAEVVRRILRKEQKGEVVHLGIRDNAVGFAIKKGFIPKDIESKLNALTLAIQKGEIDVFKEQP from the coding sequence TTGAGCTTCAGTTGGCTTCTGGTCGGCGCGGCTTGCGGCGGCAAAGCGCCGGAGGCGGGCAACCCCGCGCCGGCTTCCCAGTCATCAGCTTCACCGCCCGCCAGTGAAAAAAAACCGCGTGTGGCGCTGCTGAGTCCGGGGCCAATTAGCGACGACGGTTGGAATGCGTTTGGCTATGACGCGCTCAAGATCGTCGAAAAAGAGCTGGGCTGCGAGGTACGCCAGCAACAGGTGAATGACAGCCCGGCGGACCGGGAGCAGGGCTTTCGGGCCTTTGCGCAGGAGGGCTTTGATGTCGTGATTGGCCATGGCGGCGAGTTCACCGATCAGGCGCTGTCGGTGGCGCGCGATTTTCCCCAGACGACTTTTGTCGTCACGGCCGGCGACCGCGCCGCGCCTAACGTGGTGAGCGTGGTTTTTGATACCGGGCAGGCTTCGTACTTGGCGGGCGCAATTGCTGGGCTGATGTCCAAAACCGGCAGGGCCGGCGCGGTTGGTGGGCAGGAGATTCCGGCTTCGGCGCGCAACCTCTATGCCTTTCGGAACGGCGCGCGTGCCGTCAACCCGAAGATGGACGTTCCGGTGGTCTTCATTGGAAACTGGACCGACACCGCCGCTGCGCGCCAACAAGCTCTAGCGCTCATTGATAAAGGCGCGGACTTTCTCATCCATGATTGCGACGCGGCGGCGGCTGGCGTTTTCCAGGCTGTCAAGGAGCGCAACATCCGTGCCTTCGGCATGCAAAAGGATCAGTCCCACCTTGCGCCGGACCACATCGTGGGCAGTCCGACGAGCAACCCGCAGGGATTGGCCGAAGTCGTGCGCCGCATTTTGCGAAAAGAGCAGAAAGGTGAGGTCGTCCACCTCGGCATCCGGGACAACGCCGTTGGCTTTGCCATCAAGAAGGGCTTCATCCCGAAAGACATCGAAAGCAAGCTCAATGCGCTCACGTTGGCGATTCAAAAAGGTGAAATTGATGTTTTCAAGGAGCAGCCCTAG
- a CDS encoding DedA family protein — MEFFKYLLDLVLHLDKHLNALGGQLGGWLYVLLFLVIFCETGLVVTPFLPGDSLLFAIGALAATPTSVLNVHLVVVLLSIAAILGDTVNYWIGKKVGPKVFRSDTSRFFDRRHLDRTARFYAKYGAKTIIIARFVPIVRTFAPFVAGIGAMHYPKFLFYNVIGGLLWIASMTYAGYAFGNIPFVKKNFSLVVLGIIMVSLLPAVIEIARERLSSREAAEAPPASTPLISPDRLP, encoded by the coding sequence ATGGAGTTTTTCAAATACCTGCTCGACCTCGTCCTGCACCTCGACAAGCACCTCAATGCCCTGGGCGGCCAGCTTGGCGGCTGGTTGTACGTGCTGCTGTTTCTGGTGATTTTTTGTGAGACCGGCCTGGTGGTGACGCCCTTTTTGCCGGGCGACTCGTTGCTCTTTGCCATCGGCGCATTGGCCGCAACCCCAACCAGCGTGCTCAATGTTCACCTAGTGGTAGTTCTCCTCAGCATCGCCGCGATCTTGGGCGATACGGTCAATTACTGGATTGGCAAGAAAGTTGGGCCGAAGGTGTTTCGTAGCGATACATCCCGGTTCTTTGACCGGCGCCACCTCGACCGGACAGCGCGTTTCTATGCCAAGTATGGCGCAAAGACGATCATTATTGCCCGGTTTGTCCCGATTGTGCGCACCTTTGCGCCGTTTGTGGCCGGGATTGGCGCCATGCACTATCCAAAGTTCCTGTTTTACAACGTCATTGGCGGCCTGCTCTGGATTGCCTCGATGACCTACGCCGGTTATGCCTTCGGCAACATCCCCTTCGTCAAGAAGAACTTTTCGCTGGTTGTGCTGGGGATTATCATGGTTTCACTTCTGCCGGCCGTGATTGAAATCGCGCGTGAGCGGTTGAGTTCGCGTGAAGCGGCAGAAGCGCCCCCTGCTTCAACCCCACTGATCTCACCCGATAGACTACCGTGA